The Mycolicibacterium mageritense genome contains a region encoding:
- a CDS encoding cytochrome P450 encodes MSAPTMDDAANVLADPTAYADDSRLHAALTHLRANNPVAWVDNAPYRPFWAITKHADIMAIERDNNLFISEPRPLLATAAADDLAREQLEAGMGLRTLIHMDDPHHRKVRAIGADWFRPKAMRALKVRVDELAKRYVDKMAEIGNECDFVTAVAVDFPLYVIMSLLGLPEEDFARMHMLTQEMFGGDDEEYKRDSGSLEDQLAVLMDFFAYFSALTAARRERPTDDLASAIANGRIDGEPLSDVDTASYYVIVASAGHDTTKDAISGGLLALIENPGEMDRLRANPELMGTAVEEMIRWSTPVKEFMRTATEDTSVRGVPIAKGESVYLAYVSGNRDEDVFADPFRFDVARDPNKHLAFGYGVHFCLGAALARMEMNSLFSELLPRLESIELAGKPELSATTFVGGLKHLPIRYSVR; translated from the coding sequence ATGAGCGCGCCGACAATGGACGACGCCGCGAACGTCCTGGCCGACCCGACGGCATATGCCGACGACTCGCGCCTGCACGCAGCGCTCACCCATCTGCGCGCCAACAATCCGGTGGCCTGGGTCGACAATGCGCCATACCGACCGTTCTGGGCGATCACCAAGCACGCCGACATCATGGCCATCGAACGGGACAACAACCTGTTCATCAGCGAGCCCCGACCACTGCTGGCCACCGCGGCCGCCGACGACCTGGCCCGCGAGCAGCTCGAAGCAGGCATGGGCCTGCGCACCCTCATCCACATGGACGATCCGCATCACCGGAAGGTCCGCGCGATCGGCGCAGACTGGTTCCGCCCCAAGGCAATGCGCGCATTGAAGGTCCGCGTCGACGAGCTCGCGAAGCGATACGTCGACAAGATGGCCGAGATCGGAAACGAATGCGACTTCGTCACCGCCGTCGCCGTCGACTTTCCGCTCTACGTCATCATGTCGCTGCTCGGGCTGCCCGAAGAGGACTTCGCGCGCATGCACATGCTGACCCAGGAGATGTTCGGCGGGGACGACGAGGAGTACAAGCGCGACAGCGGCTCACTCGAAGACCAACTCGCGGTCCTGATGGACTTCTTCGCGTACTTCTCGGCATTGACCGCGGCGCGCCGGGAGCGGCCGACCGATGACCTGGCATCGGCGATCGCCAACGGCCGGATCGACGGCGAGCCGCTGTCGGACGTCGATACCGCGTCGTACTACGTCATCGTCGCCAGCGCCGGACACGACACCACCAAGGACGCGATCTCCGGCGGCCTGCTGGCACTCATCGAGAACCCCGGCGAGATGGACCGGCTGCGTGCCAACCCCGAGCTCATGGGCACCGCAGTCGAAGAGATGATCCGATGGTCCACGCCGGTAAAGGAATTCATGCGCACGGCGACCGAGGACACCTCGGTCCGGGGCGTGCCGATCGCCAAGGGCGAATCGGTGTACCTGGCCTACGTTTCGGGCAACCGCGACGAGGACGTCTTCGCCGACCCGTTCCGGTTCGACGTGGCCCGCGACCCCAACAAGCACCTCGCGTTCGGCTATGGCGTCCATTTCTGCCTGGGTGCCGCACTCGCGCGGATGGAGATGAACAGCCTGTTCTCCGAGCTGCTCCCCCGGCTGGAATCCATCGAATTGGCGGGCAAGCCAGAGCTTTCCGCGACGACGTTCGTCGGTGGCCTCAAGCACCTGCCGATTCGTTACTCGGTGCGGTGA
- a CDS encoding TetR/AcrR family transcriptional regulator, producing MAADSGDPRPARSRARLLDAATSLLRAGGPSAVTVDAVTRAANVARATLYRHFPSGNDLLAAAFRSLIPAAPMPPTDGPLRDRLITLVQAQADLIAEAPITVTAMSWLALGGDMEHLPWRENDSDEVRTLRERVAEQYAAPFDALFDSPEAVAELGEVDRTQAAALLLGPIVLGKLSTLPEFDYSACVRAAVDGFLATHRTE from the coding sequence ATGGCGGCCGACAGTGGTGATCCGCGGCCGGCCCGGTCACGGGCGCGGCTGCTCGACGCGGCGACGTCGTTGTTGCGTGCCGGCGGTCCTAGCGCGGTCACGGTGGATGCCGTCACCCGCGCCGCCAATGTGGCCCGGGCGACGCTGTACCGTCACTTCCCGAGTGGAAACGACTTGCTGGCGGCGGCATTTCGCTCGTTGATCCCCGCCGCGCCGATGCCGCCGACAGATGGCCCGCTGCGGGACCGGCTGATCACGCTGGTGCAGGCGCAGGCCGATCTGATCGCCGAGGCCCCGATCACCGTGACCGCGATGTCATGGCTCGCGCTCGGCGGGGACATGGAGCACCTGCCGTGGCGCGAGAATGACAGCGACGAGGTGCGCACCCTGCGGGAGCGGGTGGCCGAGCAGTATGCCGCCCCGTTCGACGCGCTGTTCGACAGCCCCGAGGCGGTTGCCGAACTCGGGGAGGTGGACCGGACTCAGGCGGCCGCGCTGCTGCTCGGCCCGATCGTGCTGGGCAAACTCAGCACGTTGCCGGAGTTCGACTACTCAGCGTGCGTCCGCGCCGCGGTCGACGGCTTCCTGGCCACTCACCGCACCGAGTAA
- a CDS encoding carboxylesterase/lipase family protein yields the protein MSPVSACGRGGSQTFAGDAPVADVQGGDPAVVTTSAGTLRGVAAPDHRLFAGIPYAAPPVGPLRFAAPEPALGWVGERDATRAGPRCIQDPAADPERGQNTSEDCLTLNVWTPPRRTDAALPVMVWIHGGAFVNGSSGIYDARWLASRGDMLVVTVNYRLGTLGFLAHPGLGPAGGVGNYGLSDQQAALRWVRDNIAAFGGDPDAVTVAGESAGGMSVCDHLVAPGSAGLFRAAIVMSAPCQAQADLATAQRRSIDYAAGAGCPDPATAAACLRALPVDKLRNPVWYFNIGSDELTGPVTGTTVLPAAPLTAFGAGQQAHVPALLGTTRDEFTLFTALRYLRQGERFAPGEYPGLLDETFGVNAPAVGARYPIDRYGGVAQAYSAAVTDGEFACVADRMAGALGRTDPVYAYEFNDRGAPAPEAMRTLPFPVGASHSLELRYLFDVGGAPPLNPAQQALSAAMIGYWSSFVHSGSPAAGGQPDWPAVDGAGPWMSLQPDGSRMVSGYQDEHQCPFWAGLKGR from the coding sequence ATGTCGCCCGTGTCGGCCTGCGGCCGCGGCGGCAGCCAGACCTTTGCGGGCGACGCGCCTGTCGCCGATGTGCAGGGCGGTGATCCCGCGGTGGTGACCACGAGCGCGGGAACCCTGCGCGGTGTGGCGGCGCCCGATCACCGGCTGTTCGCCGGAATCCCTTACGCGGCACCGCCGGTCGGACCGCTGCGGTTTGCGGCGCCGGAACCCGCGCTCGGCTGGGTGGGGGAGCGCGACGCCACGCGTGCGGGTCCGCGCTGCATCCAGGATCCCGCCGCAGATCCGGAACGCGGCCAGAACACCTCCGAGGACTGCCTCACGCTCAACGTGTGGACGCCGCCCCGCCGTACCGATGCCGCCCTGCCGGTGATGGTGTGGATTCACGGCGGCGCATTCGTCAACGGCAGCAGCGGCATCTATGACGCGAGGTGGCTCGCGTCCCGTGGCGACATGCTCGTGGTGACGGTCAACTACCGGCTCGGCACCCTCGGCTTTCTGGCGCACCCCGGGCTCGGGCCCGCGGGCGGCGTGGGCAATTACGGGCTGTCGGATCAGCAGGCGGCTCTGCGTTGGGTTCGCGACAACATCGCCGCGTTCGGCGGAGACCCGGACGCGGTCACCGTCGCGGGCGAGTCGGCGGGCGGCATGTCGGTGTGCGATCACCTGGTCGCGCCCGGGTCGGCCGGTCTGTTCCGGGCCGCGATCGTGATGAGCGCGCCATGTCAGGCTCAGGCCGACCTGGCGACGGCACAGCGGCGCAGCATCGACTACGCGGCAGGCGCGGGGTGTCCCGATCCTGCGACCGCAGCCGCATGCCTGCGCGCGCTCCCGGTCGACAAACTTCGAAACCCCGTCTGGTACTTCAACATCGGCAGCGACGAGCTGACCGGACCGGTCACCGGGACCACCGTGCTCCCGGCCGCGCCGTTGACCGCATTCGGGGCCGGGCAGCAGGCGCACGTACCCGCGCTGTTGGGCACCACGCGCGACGAGTTCACGTTGTTCACGGCGCTGCGCTACCTGAGGCAAGGGGAGCGTTTCGCGCCCGGTGAGTACCCGGGGCTGCTGGACGAGACGTTCGGTGTGAACGCACCCGCGGTCGGGGCCAGATATCCGATAGATCGGTACGGCGGTGTGGCACAGGCGTATTCGGCTGCGGTCACCGACGGTGAGTTCGCCTGCGTTGCCGACCGGATGGCCGGCGCCCTGGGGCGGACGGACCCGGTGTACGCCTATGAGTTCAACGACCGCGGTGCGCCGGCGCCGGAAGCCATGCGCACCTTGCCGTTCCCCGTCGGAGCCAGTCATTCGCTCGAATTGCGGTACCTGTTCGATGTCGGCGGTGCACCACCACTCAACCCCGCGCAGCAGGCGCTGTCCGCGGCGATGATCGGTTACTGGAGCAGTTTCGTGCATTCCGGCAGCCCGGCGGCCGGCGGTCAGCCGGACTGGCCCGCAGTCGACGGCGCGGGCCCCTGGATGTCGTTGCAGCCGGACGGCAGCCGGATGGTATCCGGGTATCAAGACGAACATCAGTGCCCGTTCTGGGCTGGATTGAAAGGCAGGTGA
- a CDS encoding nuclear transport factor 2 family protein, which produces MATPDPQGFADEWVRAWNAHDVEAVLAHFHDDVVFSSPVAARVLPDSDGVVQGKAALRDYWTTALAGMPDLRFEIVDVYRGQSTLVINYRNQRGGLVNEVLIFDGNLVREGHGTYLG; this is translated from the coding sequence ATGGCCACGCCGGATCCGCAGGGATTCGCCGACGAATGGGTGCGTGCCTGGAACGCGCACGACGTGGAGGCCGTGCTCGCGCACTTCCACGACGACGTGGTCTTCAGCTCGCCGGTGGCGGCCCGCGTACTGCCCGACAGTGACGGCGTCGTGCAGGGCAAGGCCGCGCTGCGCGACTACTGGACCACGGCGCTGGCCGGTATGCCCGATCTGCGTTTCGAGATCGTCGATGTCTACCGCGGCCAGTCGACGCTCGTGATCAATTACCGCAACCAACGTGGCGGACTGGTCAACGAGGTACTGATCTTCGACGGCAACCTGGTGCGGGAAGGACACGGAACCTACCTCGGCTAG